In Capsicum annuum cultivar UCD-10X-F1 chromosome 11, UCD10Xv1.1, whole genome shotgun sequence, one genomic interval encodes:
- the LOC124888969 gene encoding uncharacterized protein LOC124888969: protein MSLVETKRWQQLFHQLFVLSVSCDSDCDSDSRENNIDELEVMINDFDYRSKMDVNSMSDYLYENDTCLEVQILEEIVNIIEENNVDDEVEDDTTSLEPVTRKKALIASRSLHNCLVQFEKTTPKILDAVRSQPVFTDFQ from the exons ATGTCATTGGTTGAGACAAAAAGGTGGCAACAACTTTTTCACCAACTTTTTGTACTTTCTGTCAGCTGTGATAGTGACTGTGATAGTGACAG TCGTGAAAACAATATTGATGAACTTGAGGTCATGATTAATGATTTCGATTACCGCAGTAAAATGGATGTCAATAGCATGTCGGATTACCTGTATgaaaatgatacatgtttagagGTCCAAATCTTAGAAGAAATTGTGAATATCATCGAAGAAAACAACGTTGATGATGAAGTTGAAGACGATACAACATCTTTGGAACCAGTTACTCGTAAGAAAGCACTTATCGCATCTAGAAGTCTTCACAATTGTCTTGTGCAGTTCGAGAAGACAACACCAAAAATTTTGGATGCA GTCCGAAGTCAGCCAGTTTTTACCGATTTTCAGTAG